Proteins encoded by one window of Methylovirgula ligni:
- a CDS encoding CheR family methyltransferase — translation MARPIENTLAILQDAMAAHRDALTRESLARSSFRFAAPPDRRQELVLRLLAGAEQRTGLGVTQSAAEKLLRLFAPVALAKFEADVARLESLPASDPEWLALIESLTVHETYIMRDATQLAFFAELLPGMIARAATRSRLLRFWSVGCASGEEAYSIAALALDVLTKAGKAEVTEDGISLLPPWRLEVIGADISRPALARAQAGVYETGPLSSFRSEAAALLHHFPLLAATDKNTPPMRAATPALKRVVRFSQFNIIADALPAEPFDAVFCRNIFIYFSERARREAQQRLAGAVRPGGLLLLGPTDTLSDTAAFETLWAPGALAYRRRGGDA, via the coding sequence GTGGCGCGCCCGATCGAAAACACGTTAGCGATCCTGCAGGATGCAATGGCCGCGCATCGTGACGCGCTAACGCGCGAGTCGCTGGCGCGCTCATCGTTCCGCTTCGCCGCGCCGCCAGATCGCCGTCAGGAGCTTGTCCTGCGGCTGCTCGCCGGCGCGGAGCAGCGCACCGGGCTCGGCGTCACGCAATCGGCGGCAGAGAAACTGCTGCGCCTCTTCGCGCCTGTTGCTCTCGCCAAATTCGAGGCCGATGTCGCGCGGCTCGAATCCCTGCCGGCGAGCGATCCGGAGTGGCTGGCACTCATCGAGAGCCTGACGGTGCATGAGACCTACATCATGCGCGACGCGACGCAGCTCGCGTTTTTCGCGGAGCTGCTGCCCGGTATGATCGCGCGCGCCGCTACGCGTTCGCGTCTCCTTCGGTTCTGGTCGGTCGGCTGCGCCTCGGGCGAGGAAGCCTATTCGATTGCGGCGCTGGCCCTGGACGTGCTCACGAAAGCGGGCAAGGCGGAGGTCACAGAAGACGGAATATCGCTTCTCCCGCCGTGGCGGCTTGAAGTTATCGGCGCCGACATTTCACGCCCTGCCCTGGCGCGGGCACAGGCGGGCGTCTATGAGACCGGGCCGCTCTCCTCCTTTCGCAGCGAGGCAGCGGCCCTGCTGCATCATTTCCCGCTGCTCGCCGCCACTGACAAAAACACGCCCCCGATGCGGGCCGCCACGCCGGCGTTAAAGCGCGTCGTGCGTTTTTCGCAATTCAACATCATCGCCGACGCGCTGCCGGCCGAGCCCTTCGATGCGGTGTTCTGCCGGAATATCTTCATCTACTTCAGCGAGCGCGCGCGCCGCGAGGCGCAGCAAAGGCTCGCGGGCGCGGTGCGCCCCGGCGGCTTGCTGCTGCTCGGCCCGACTGACACGCTGAGCGATACCGCCGCGTTCGAAACGCTGTGGGCGCCGGGTGCGCTCGCCTACCGCCGAAGAGGCGGCGATGCCTGA